The Ammospiza nelsoni isolate bAmmNel1 chromosome 27, bAmmNel1.pri, whole genome shotgun sequence genome contains a region encoding:
- the DUS3L gene encoding tRNA-dihydrouridine(47) synthase [NAD(P)(+)]-like, which translates to MAAALAPGVAPVRARFLTSKEQFHAYLRAGGEEEEEEEKKEEEQVSEPPAKRVKAEELGQDGESQGNAGEEEKERPEKKRARGQNKSRPCMKPNCYEQSRLCPSVTQGCGGQCHFGPRCRFLHDVSQYLAAKPADLGQRCVLFDTFGRCPYGVTCRFGQAHLGDGHQNLVDAALVQQWEGKVLVRNGLSKELQQQLRKRKFSFHKAEEFLRGLRAGKGGKATGSSTEVSNCTDPQEGLRDSPVLLEQGEDPRPEALQSSQGADGAPKPEVLPNSQGAEDAAKPEVLPNSQRADGALKPEALQNSQGAEGTPKPEVLQSSRGAEDTPKPEVLQNSQGAEDAARPEALQNSRGAEDAPKPEVVRNSQGADGAPSIPTLGPLTDEDITKLRPCEKKKLEIQGKLYLAPLTTCGNLPFRRICKRFGADVTCGEMAVCTNLLQGQSSEWALLKRHHTEDIFGVQLEGAFPDTMTKCAELLNRTIDVDFVDINVGCPIDLVYKKGGGCALMTRSNKFEQIVRGMNSVLDVPLTVKIRTGVQEKVNVAHKIIPRIREWGASMVTLHGRSREQRYTRSADWAYIAECARLASPMPLFGNGDILSYEDANRAMQMGVSGIMIARGALIKPWLFTEIKEQRHWDISSRERFDILKDFTNFGLEHWGSDTQGVEKTRKFLLEWLSFLCRYIPVGLLEHLPQKINERPPYYLGRDYLETLMASQNVDDWIKISELLLGPVPPSFTFLPKHKANSYR; encoded by the exons ATGGCAGCGGCTCTGGCGCCCGGTGTGGCGCCGGTTCGAGCCCG GTTCCTCACCTCCAAGGAGCAGTTCCACGCCTACCTGCGGGCAGggggcgaggaggaggaggaggaggagaagaaggaagaggagcaggtCAGCGAACCCCCAGCCAAGAGGGTGAAGGCAGAGGAGCTCGGCCAGGATGGGGAAAGCCAAGGGAatgctggagaggaggagaaggagcgTCCAGAGAAGAAGAGAGCCCGGGGGCAGAACAAGAGCCGCCCCTGCATGAAACCCAACTGCTAcgagcagagcaggctgtgccccTCGGTGACACAG ggctgtggcgggCAGTGCCACTTTGGGCCGCGCTGCCGCTTCCTCCACGACGTGTCCCAGTACCTGGCGGCCAAACCTGCGGACCTGGGCCAGCGCTGCGTCCTCTTCGACACCTTCGGCCGCTGTCCCTACGGTGTCACCTGCCGCTTCGGCCAGGCCCACCTCGGGGACGGCCACCAGAACCTGGTCGACGCCGCCCTGGTGCAGCAGTGGGAGGGGAAGGTGCTGGTGAGGAACGGCCTctccaaggagctgcagcagcagctgcgcAAGAGGAAGTTCAGCTTCCACAAGGCCGAGGAGTTTCTGCGTGGGCTGCGTGCTGGGAAGGGAGGCAAAGCCACGGGGAGCTCCACGGAGGTGTCCAACTGCACCGATCCCCAGGAGGGCCTGagggacagccctgtgctgctggagcagggagaggatcCCAGacctgaggctctgcagagctcccaaGGGGCTGATGGTGCTCCCAAACCTGAGGTCCTGCCAAACTCCCAAGGGGCTGAGGATGCTGCCAAACCTGAGGTCCTGCCAAACTCCCAAAGGGCTGATGGTGCTCTCAAACCTGAGGCTCTGCAGAACTCCCAAGGAGCAGAGGGTACCCCCAAACCTGAggtcctgcagagctccagaggAGCTGAAGATACTCCCAAACCTGAGGTTCTACAGAACTCCCAAGGAGCTGAAGATGCTGCCAGACCTGAGGCTCTGCAGAActccagaggagctgaggatgCTCCCAAACCTGAGGTCGTGAGGAACTCCCAAGGAGCTGATGGTGCTCCCTCCATCCCAACCCTGGGCCCGCTGACAGATGAGGACATCACGAAGCTGCGGCCATGTGAGAAGAAGAAG ctggaaatcCAGGGCAAGCTGTACCTGGCCCCACTGACCACG tgtgGAAACCTCCCGTTCCGACGGATCTGCAAACGTTTTGGGGCGGATGTCACCTGTGGGGAGATGGCTGTGTGCACCAACCTGCTCCAGGGCCAGTCCTCCGAGTGGGCTCTGCTCAAGCGCCACCACACCGAGGACATCTTCGGGGTGCAG ctggagggagCCTTTCCAGACACCATGACCAAGTGTGCAGAGCTCCTGAACAGGACAATCGACGTGGATTTTGTTGACATCAACGTCGGCTGTCCCATCGACCTGGTCTACAAGAAG GGAGGAGGCTGTGCTCTGATGACTCGCTCCAACAAGTTCGAGCAGATCGTCCGCGGGATGAACTCG GTGCTGGATGTCCCCCTGACGGTGAAGATCCGCACTGGGGTGCAGGAGAAGGTCAACGTGGCTCACAAAATCATCCCCAGGATCCGCGAGTGGGGCGCGTCCATGGTCACG ctgcacGGGCGCTCGCGGGAGCAGCGCTACACGCGCAGCGCGGACTGGGCTTACATCGCCGAGTGCGCCCGCCTGGCCAGCCCCATGCCTCTCTTCG GAAATGGGGATATTTTGTCCTATGAAGATGCAAACCGAGCCATGCAGATGGGAGTTTCTGGAATCATGATTGCAAG AGGGGCACTGATCAAACCCTGGCTTTTCACGGAAATCAAGGAGCAGAGACACTGGGATATCTCCTCCAGGGAGAGGTTTGACATCCTCAAGGACTTCACCAACTTTGGCCTCGAGCACTGGGGCTCAGACACTCAGGGAGTGGAGAAAAccaggaaattcctgctggagTGGCTCTCCTTCCTGTGCAG GTACATCCCAGTTGGGTTACTGGAACATCTACCTCAGAAAATCAACGAGCGGCCGCCCTATTACCTGGGCAGGGACTACCTGGAGACCCTCATGGCCAGCCAGAACGTGGATGATTGGATCAAAATAAG tgagctgctcctgggcccCGTCCCGCCCAGTTTCACCTTCCTGCCAAAGCACAAGGCCAATTCCTACAGATAG